GTGGGTCACCACCACCCCGCGCGGCTCCCGGGTGGAGCCGGAGGTGTACTGGAGCAGCGCGACCGAGTCCCCGGTCAGCTCCGGCTCCTGCCAGGCCGCCGAGCGCGGCACCACGTCGGCCGCCAGGCACGGCAGGTGGCCGTAGCCGAAGCCGGCCAGCAGCTGCGAGAGGTCCGGCGCCTCGCGGGCGTCGGTGAGCGCCACGCAGGGCGCCGCGTCCTTGACGATGCCGGCGATCCGCGCAGCGTGGTGGCCGCGCCCGCCCGGCGGCGCGGTGGGTACCGCTATCGCTCCCGCGTACAGGCAGGCGAGCAGGCTGACCGCGAACAGCCGGCGGTCGGCGTGCACGATCAGCACCCGTTCGCCGGCGGCCCCGCGGTCCTGCAGCCAGCCGGCCAGGCGCTTCGCCTCCGCGTCGAGGGCCCGGTACGAAACCGCCTCCGGCTGCACCCGTCCGTCGTTCTCGGGCAGCAGGACGAGCGCCTCCCGGCCGGGCGCCTCAGCCGCCCTGGCCTGGATGAGCTCGGAGAAGTTCCGGTAGCCGTTCAATGCCTCCCCCTTGCGTGTCAGGTGTGCGTCATTCGCCGAGTTCTGCGATCGGCCCCAGACTGCGCCCACCTGCTCGAATCGCCCTCGGGCCCGGAACGCGACCGAGCCGAGGACCGGGGGTCCTCGGCTCACGTCCCGCTGGAGGCGGTTCGCTCTCCCATGGCCGGACGGTCTCAGACGGCGGTCACGCTCTCGTACGCGATGTGACGGGTCCGCTCGGTGATCACGTCCGCCGCGTCGGCCAGCGCTATCCGGTGCCGGTTGAGGCCCTGGCTGCGCAGCGCCCGCTCGCAGTCCTCGGCGTCCTGCCACCAGGAGACGCCCAGGTAGCCGGAGGGCCGCAGGGTGGAGCGCAGCAGGTCGCTGCCGCCGAACCCGCCGAACCCGTCGAAGTACGAGGCCATCGCCGCGAACCGCTGCTCGAACCGGCGGTGGTCGCCCACCGCATCGGCCCGGGTGAGCACCACGTTGGCCGAGCCCTGCCGCGCCTCCCGGCGCAGCACCCGGCCGACGCTGACCGCCTGGTCGACCTCGGTCTCCACCCGGGAGCCGAGGCGCGTCACGTGCCTGCGGAACGTCTCGTCCCGCACGACCCGCTGGAAGCCCGCCAGACTCCGCCAGTGCCCCAGGTGGACGAACTCCCTGGGACGGTCGACCAGTTGCACCGTGACCAGGAAGGCGAACCCGTCCTGCTCGCGCAGGAAGCGGGAGTGCGCCCGGAACTCGCGCTCGAAGGCGGCGACGTCCCCCTTGACGGTGAACCGGTTGACGACGGTGACGGGCTCCGTCAGGTCACGAACGGGCACGGGCTTCCTCCGCGAACTGCTTGGCGTGGCGCAGGGTGGTCGAACTGTTGGTGCCGAGCGCGTGCCGGACCTTGGCCCGGGCGTCCGCGAGGGTGGCCTCGGGGCCGAGCAGCGCCCGGACGCCCTCCGGGTCCAGGGTGACGGTGTGCCAGGAGGTGGCGACCACGCCCGCGCCGTCCTCGGTGGGCTCGATCGTCCAGCGGCCGGTGTGCCCGGTCATCGCGGCCGGCACCCGCAGCTGCTTGTAGACGATCACGTGGCGGTCCGGGAAGGTGACCCGGATCGAGGTGGTGTTGTGGGTGGAGCCGTCCGGGCTGCGGGTGTCCATGTCCATGGACTGGATGCCCTGCTCGTCCTCGGTGAGTTCCAGGCGGGCCACGTGCGGCAGCCGCTCGGGCCACAGGTCGGCCCGGTCGAGGAAGGCGAACAC
The window above is part of the Kitasatospora sp. HUAS MG31 genome. Proteins encoded here:
- a CDS encoding antibiotic biosynthesis monooxygenase family protein, encoding MPVRDLTEPVTVVNRFTVKGDVAAFEREFRAHSRFLREQDGFAFLVTVQLVDRPREFVHLGHWRSLAGFQRVVRDETFRRHVTRLGSRVETEVDQAVSVGRVLRREARQGSANVVLTRADAVGDHRRFEQRFAAMASYFDGFGGFGGSDLLRSTLRPSGYLGVSWWQDAEDCERALRSQGLNRHRIALADAADVITERTRHIAYESVTAV